Below is a window of Watersipora subatra chromosome 11, tzWatSuba1.1, whole genome shotgun sequence DNA.
ATAGTCGATGATGGTCGACTGACAGTCGGAACGGAGGATAGTCCCTTCATGTATGATGCGACCATTGAACTTCACGGTCAACTCCGCTCTCCTGAACTTCCCATCTACGGAGCGAAATGTCTCGCCATTCGAGAGGGCGAACTCAACTTGCACGGTTTGTTGTccgtttttttttaatttggcttattcaaataaatatttttcagttttcagtAAGATTTTCTTTGCCTTGTCCAAACATGTATTCATGAGAAGGTGACTCCGATCAAACTTAACAGGATGTCAAAGTCTTTTcccaaaaaaacttgtaaaaatagaGTAGCTCATGTTACTTCAAGATGTCTTTTAAGAACTCAGGCTATGTTATTTCGATTCATAAGTTAAGTCACTGAGTTAAGTATATGATCCCATTTTGTTCAGTAGCTTTTTATAAAAATCCCAGAATGCATTAAAAAattaacttgcacaaaattttagtatattttctCACAAAGTATTGatatctttatattatttgcaattgtttttgatgtttgagatgatctgaactaaaaaatgttgaaaaatatgaCTACTGATtcccacaataaagattgctcgtatatatatatatatatatatatatatatatatatatatatatatatatatatatatatatatatatatatgacagcgGTTTgacatatgttatatacatgttgtTATCTATAtgacaggatgtttcaaaaaataaaatagacaaaaTTTAATCATGATTAAAACACTCAAGAGAGAAATTTGtgtaaaatgacatcactaatgaCATCACTAATGACATCACTAATGACATCACTAATGACATCACTAATGACATCACTAATGACATTActaatgacatcactaattgctatagttgatatcagctattgagtTTGAGTTACAATGTTACTTGTATCTATTCTATTGGTCTCTtggcaactatagatgtcataagagcattttcgcttgatctgaTTTTCGCTTGATTGtcaattttattcttgaaacatcctggcagtcagatctcctcaaacattaaaaacaatcataaatgatagaaaaatactgatactttctgataaaatgtacTAAAGTTTTTGCAAGTTCATCATTAAGTTGCTAAAAGCATTTGGAACCTTGACCTTGACCTACGCATGAGATTATATGCTGGATTAGGTTTGACTAGTACTATATCTGGCAGCTATTAAAATTGTGAGGAGTAACTCATGTGCATATGTTTCAGCAGTAGTTAATGACCTTTGCAGCCAGAATTTTCTAGCCCAAAAAACGGACTAATTATATTGCGAGACATGGTGTCATCCTTAGATAATCACCAGCTCTGCTAGAGTCCTTATGTCCTTGGAGTTGCGCTATTTCAGACGCCTGATGCTCTctgaataataaattaaatagattaaaaaaatacaaaatttgcaagcaaatgtttgcttttttaaggactttgtaaaaatttaatGGTTACTACGGAAACAAGTTGTTACTACGTTAACGTTCATTGTAGGCAAGCCACTCCGTATGACCTGGACTAGACTGAGTTCCACGGCTGTGGCTGGTAGCACTCAGATTGAGTTGGAATGGGGTCAAGCCGATTGGCCAGTAGGTGGAACCATTGCCATAGCAACAACCGGAGATCGACACAGCCAAATTGAAACAGAGTTGCGGAATATCACTGCAATCAGTAATGATGGAAAAATGATTAGCTTCTCTGAGCCTCTGGAGTGAGTTTACTTGtgcataataataaaaatagttattatattagCATACCAAAACTTTTACTGTTGttctattaatattattttaagtatagttattattatattagcatataaatattgttattgtaattatatagtatagtagtattattaatattgactGGCATTGCATGTttagtataattattattatgtcattatatttatattaacaacaatattaaattaatttaacatTTCTATCTTTAATCTCCTCACCTAGGTATGAGCATCTTGGAGTTACAGAAGAACTTGGAGGCGGTCATACATTAGAGATGAGAGCAGAGGTTGCCTTGCTAAGTCGCAACGTCAGGGTCATCGGCAGCAGAGACATCCAGTGGTCTGACGAAATAGAAGCCTGCCCAGATGGCTTCGACACCGGTTAGTTCCTTACTTGCGAGGTGTTCTCTCCTTGCTTATAACAATATGAACTCTCTTTGAAATTTCTAGGCTTGATTGATGACTGTGTGGTACACGTTCCACTTTACCTCAAAGTCAACTGTTTTATCAACCAGTCAAGTGTGTTTCATCAACCAATTAAGTGACAGTAGATAATTTTTCTGGTCGTATTATTCTTGCATGAAGTGCTTATCATTTTATCTAAAAACAGGTGAGTTTGCCACACAAACCTGCTTCCAAGGTAGATTTGGAGATGAGATTGGAAGTGACCAGTTTGGAGCTCAGATCATGTTCCATGCACCGGTCAGAGACACAAAGCTGGCTCGAGGAAAACTTTCCTACATTGAAGTCAACTATGCTGGACAAGCTTTTAGGTGGGCACCTCTGACTCCTCCAAACTCGCTTTCTTTTCAGCATTTCTAGTGCCATGCTTGTGAATGCATAGTAGGCGGAGTTGTCTTCACCATTTTATGCTTAGGGTACACATGGCAGTTTAGCTTCTCTATGAAATATAATGTGCATGGTGTTCTTGCCCTGCACTGTCAGCAGGCAGTCAAACCTTAAGTGAATAAACATTTATGTGAATAAGATATTACAATAATCCACTGCACAACCCTCACCCACGATCTATGAAGTAACATCTATGGAAAAATTTATGGAAACATAATTGAAAAGTTAACTAAACGCTATAAATTTTACTTGTTTATGGTTGATATGCTTAAACTGATTTCACCGACTGTAACCAACTGAATATCAAAGTAGCAGTCGCACAGgtgattattaaaatttatattattatcatatttattattattgaactAACAACTAAAACTAGTAGCAAAAATCAATTTAAGTTGTGTCATTCAGTATTAGAAAATTACATTAaacataaaatttcaatttcatatGCAAGTAATTTATACAGTCCCATATATACGTCGGTCTTTACTTTGAAGTTTGGATTTGACACGATCTCTCTGACTGTTAGACATGTTTA
It encodes the following:
- the LOC137408351 gene encoding fibrocystin-L-like; translated protein: MDTPVLAMLLIQGGELLFDDADLTLRSENILIVDDGRLTVGTEDSPFMYDATIELHGQLRSPELPIYGAKCLAIREGELNLHGKPLRMTWTRLSSTAVAGSTQIELEWGQADWPVGGTIAIATTGDRHSQIETELRNITAISNDGKMISFSEPLEYEHLGVTEELGGGHTLEMRAEVALLSRNVRVIGSRDIQWSDEIEACPDGFDTG